GGACAATCAGATATAAAGGGGTCTTCAATTGCTAGAAATGAAGCCATTAAAGAAGATTTAATTACACAACTTAACTTAGCTATTTCTGTACTAAAAAAAGCCTGTGAATCAGAAAAACTACCTATATATGATGAGTTGATGTTTCGTGTAAACGAATATCTAAAAGAAGTTTTTAATGGTTTAAAAGCAGGAGATGAAATTGGTATACTCGATTTTTTAAAGAGAGATATTTATCCCGTTTTTACACATATTAAAGAAATAAACGCTCCTTTAACCGATCTTGTAAACACCTATATGAGTCGTTTAGACCCTAAATTACATGTTGTTTACGAAAAACGAAAAGCATATGAACAAAGTGTCACATTATTAAATGATGAGCTATCTAATTTTATTGATTGCAGACAAGAAGATGCACAAGTAATGTTTCCTCACTACTTTGAACGATATAAAACTGACGGTATAGAGTATAATATGTATATCGGTAAATCTTTAACAAAAGAAAAAAAGTTTGATAAACTTTTTTTATACAACCTTAGGTTATGGCAATTACAAATAATGTGCGAAATGGAAAATGTTGCAAACACTGCTCGTGAATCTATGAATCATGATTTACGTGTTGCTTCTTTAATTCTTGTACACAGCAATCCTTTGTCTATAAAATTTAGAATGGATGAAAAACAATTTGATGTTGATGGAGCTTATAATATTCGTTATGAAATCATAAAAAAGAGAATAGACAAAGCACATATAAATGGAACTAAAGAACGTCTTACTGCTCCTGGAAAAATTGCGATTGTTTACTCTCAAGATAAAGACGCTAAAGAATATCTAAAATATATTAAATACTTACAATCTAAAAATAAGCTAGGTAAAATAGAAAAACTAGAACTAGAAAATTTACAAGGTGTCTCTGGCTTAAAAGCTTTTCGTGTAGAAGTAATTTATCAAACTGATTTCAATAGTAAAAAAACAATAACTATTGATGAATTAATAGGTGATTTTAAACAATAAAGTATCTTATCACTAAATAGTGATAAGATACTCTGTTTTACACTGCGCTTACAGTTTCTTGTATTTGAAATGCAACTGCAAAGGCAACTACACTTACAATTATACCAATCATAAAAACCGTATAAGTTGTTCTTAATAATTTATATTTTCTATTTAAAACTAACCCTAAAAAATATAAATCTTTAGTAAGCGAACCATATAAATAGTCACGATCTTTCATCATTTCATTCATCCCCCATTCAAAATCAGGTAAATTCATTTGATGAAAATTCCCGAAGAACAATAAATTTACTTTCTTGTTTGCTACATCTTCTTTGGTAAATTTACCTTCTGTTACATTCGGGCGAGTTGCCATAACAGATAAAACAATAGAAGCCACTGTAAATAATATAAAAATTAATGATGGTATAATTAAATAATGATTTGACGGATTGTCTAACTTAGGTATTAAAGTAGACAGTGCCATAGAAATAATAATTGCATTTACTGATAATAGAATATTTGCTTTCGTATCAGCAATATCACTTAAGGTTATATGATTTCTTAAAGCAACTCGAAACATTGTTTCAATACCACGCTCTGGTAACTCAACTTTATTTTTCTTAAACGCTAACTCTTCTTTTTTCTGTTTTAACTTTATACTCTCTTGTGCTATTTTTTTTTGATCTTTTAACAACTGGGCTAAATTTTTACTTTCTCCCTTACTCCAATTTTTAGCAGCAAAATCAGTATAAAATCGATGATTTGTTAAAAACTGAATATTTTCTTCGTTCCATTTTACATCAGAAACAACATACTTTTTTGTTAACTCCCATTCTTTTCTTAATAAAGAAGTATAATCACTAAAATTCTTACTCCCTAAATGAGCACAATCTGCATCTTTAATTATCTTTTCTAATTTTAATATAGGCTTTACTCCCATTTTAGTCGCCATAATTAAACTAGACACTTCAGCAACGACATCCTCAGAAATTTCCTTCTTCTTTAAAAAATCTTCAGCTATTTTAACACTTTCTTCTTCATGTTTTTCAATTGACTTTGTATAACCTACATCATGAAACCATGCAGCAATCATTAATTTATTAGCTTCTTCTTCTTCAACCTTCATTCCTTCAATTAGCTCTTTTGTTTTCTCAACCACACGTTGCGTATGAGAAATTGAATGATAAACAAATGATGGTTTTAAATTTTCATTTAAAAGATTAATTACGAATTGCTCTACTTCTGTCAATAAATTTTTCATCAAAAAGGTTTTAACTAGAGTAAAAATAATATTTAATTCTTACTAAGTGTAAGTTAGACGAATATTTTACGACTATCTTACTGTTAAATGCCTTAAGATATAGTACAAAATCAATCCTCAAATTGATTATGTGCTATATTTTTTGCCCAAATTTTTCGTATTTTTAATAATAATTAAAAAAGGATTTTATTATGCTAACTTGGAAAAACATTATTCATTACGCAGTAGACGGAAACCCAACTCCTGCTAAAAGAGTTGAAAAAACAGAAGCTGAATGGAAAGAGTTACTAACTCCTGAACAATTTAGAATTACGCGTTTAAAAGGAACTGAACGTCCTTTTTCGGGTGAATTATGTTCTAGTTATGACGAAGGCAAATATAATTGCACATGTTGTAATACTCCTTTATTTGATTCAACAATTAAATTTAATTCAAGTTCTGGTTGGCCAAGTTTTACACAGCCAATTACCGAAAATGCAATTCAATACAATAGAGATATAACTCTAGGAATGGTTCGTGTAGAGGTTTTATGTAATACTTGCGACGCTCATTTAGGACATGTTTTCCCTGATGGACCAGAACCAAGCGGATTAAGATATTGTATCAATTCAGAATCAATGCAATTAGAGAAAGGAGCAGAAAATGATCAATAATAATATTCAAATAGCTACTGTTGGTGGTGGATGTTTCTGGTGTACAGAAGCAGTTTTCCTAGCAGTAAAAGGAGTTAAAGAAGTTGTTTCTGGTTATGCTGGAGGAAACGTTCCTGGAGAACCAACATATCGTGAAATTTGTTCTGGTTTAACAGGACACGCAGAAGTTATTCAGATAACTTTTGATGCTGATATAATTTCTTACAATGATATTTTAGTTATTTTTATGACAACTCATAACCCAACTACGTTAAATCAACAAGGAGCTGATAGAGGAACTCAATATCGTTCAGTGATATTTTATCATAATGAGCAACAAAAAAAGATAGCTGAAATAGTAACAAAAGGAGTAACTCCTTATTATGAAGATGTAATTGTTACCGAAATTAGTGAAATTCCTGTTTTTTATAAAGCGGGGAAGGATCATCAAGATTATTATAAAAACAATCAAGGTAATAGCTATTGTAGTTATGTGATCAATCCGAAATTATCTCAATTGAGAGCATTACATTCAGATAAACTAAATTAAAGCAGAAGAGGTTTCTATATTATATATGGAAGCCTCTTTTTAAACATACTTAAAAATAAAAACTATGGATAATATTTTATTATACGGAGCAGATTGGTGTCCAGATTGTAGACGAGCGAAAGCATATTTAAAAGAAAACAATATCGAATTTACTTTTGTAGATGTTGATTTAGATAAAGAAGCTACTGCTAAAGTGGAAGCTATTAATAACGGAAAACGAATCATTCCAACGTTAATGATAAAAGGAAAATCATATACCAATCCAGATAATGTTGATTTAGCTGCTGTTTTAGGAATAAATGAAGCAGGAAGAGTCCAATTATTTGGAGCTGATTGGTGTCCTGATTGTAGAAGAGCAAAAAGCTTCTTAAGAGATAATGGTATTAATTTTGATTTTATTGATGTTGACCAACATGATTGGGCAACGGCTAAAGTAGAAGAGATTAATAACGGAAAACGAATTATTCCTACTGTTTTAATTGATGATGTGCCATACACAAATCCTGATAATGTAAAATTAACAGCGCTTCTTTCAATAAATATAGAGAAAGAACATAAAATTTATGACACCATTATTATTGGTGGTGGAGCAGCAGGATTAACAACTTCTATTTACGCACAAAGAGATCGTTTTGATACTTTAATTTTAGAGAAATCTACAATTGGAGGAAATGCTTTCTTAACAGAAAAAATTGAAAACTATCCTGGTTTTACTTCTATTTCTGGTCCGAAATTAATGGAAAAGATGGAAGAACAAGCCACAACTTATGGAGCTGTTATTAAAACTGGTGAAGAAGTTATTACTATCGAGAAGAAAGATGGAATGTTTACCATACAAACAAAAAGCACAACGTATTTAGGAAAAACAGTAGTTTTATCTACAGGTTCTACTTACAGAAAAATAGGAATTCCAAATGAAGAAGAATTAATTGGTTCTGGAATTCATTTTTGTGCTACTTGCGATGGTGCTTTTTACAGAGATAAAGATATTATTGTTGTAGGTGGCGGAAATTCTGCTTTAGAAGAAGGAATATTTCTTGCAGGGTTTTGTAAAAGTGTAAAGATTGTACACCGCTCTGAAAAATTTTCAGCATCAGAAACATATGTTGAAAAATTAAAATCGATAGAGAATATTTCAACTTATATGAATAAAACATCTTTAGAATTTATTGCCAATGAAAAGGGATTATTCAAAGGATTAAAATTAAAAGATAATCAAACAAATAAGGAATCAGTTTTAGAAGCAGATGGTACTTTTATTTTTATTGGTTTAATTCCGAATACACTATCTTTTAAAGGTGTTGTAAACTTAGATAAAAGAGGTTTTATTCAAACAACAGGCTTAGCACAAACTTCTGTAGACGGAATATTTGCAGCAGGAGATTGTAGAGAAGGAGCAATTGCACAAGTTGCCGCAGCAACTGGCGAAGGTGTTTTAGCGAGTTACGGAATTAGAAGTTATTTAAAATAACGAGTAGCGTAAAATCAATATAATTATGGAAGTAATTCCTACTATTAAATTATACGGAGCCGAAAGGTGTCATAAAACTCAATACTATAAAATATTTTTTAAAACGCGTAATCTAGATTACGCATTTTTAGATGTTGCCCTAAATGAAAGTTTTGCAGAAGAATTAAAAAATCTATACGAAAACAGAAAACTTAACTTTCCAACAATTACAATTGGTAAGAAAAGACTTCGAAACCCGACAGATAAAGAGTTAAATAAATGGATAGAAAAACTAAAATAGCATTCGGAGGTGGTTGTCATTGGTGTACAGAAGCGGTTTTTCAATCGTTAATTGGCGTTGAAAAAGTGGCACAAGGTTTTCTTGCTTCCATTAATGAAAACAACACCTTTTCAGAAGCTGTTATCGTTACTTTTAATTCTGATGAAATCCCATTAAAAACATTAGTAGAAATTCATTTACATACTCATAAAAGCACTTCGCAACACTCTATGCGTAAAAAATATCGTTCTGCTGTTTATGTGTATCCTGAAAATAAAAAAATAGAAATTCAGCAAATAATTGATGATTTACAAGATGATTTTGAACAAGAAATCATTACACAAATATTAGATTTTAAGGAATTTAAATCGTCTGAAAATCAATTTAAAGACTATTACTATTCTAGCCCAGAAAAACCGTTTTGTAAAACATTTATCAATCCTAAATTAAAATTTTTGCTAACTCATTTTTCTAAACAAGTAAACACAGAGAAACTAAACATTACAACTACCTAATTATGAAAAACACAAAACTAAATATCATAAATAAAAAAGGACATAAATTACAAGCTTACTTAGAACTACCTGCAAATCAAAAACCAAATTATTATGCCATTTTTGCGCATTGTTTTACGTGTAGCAGTACTTTGGGAGCTGTTAAAAACATTAGTCGTTCATTAACGCAACATGGTTTTGGTGTTTTACGTTTCGATTTTACGGGTTTAGGTCGTAGTGAAGGTGAGTTTTCTGAAAGTTATTTTTCTGCAAATATTGATGATCTTATTTCTGTAAACGATTATATAACCGAACATTATGATGCTCCATGTTTATTGGTTGGTCATTCATTGGGCGGAGCTGCTGTAATTGTAGCTGCCTCAAAATTAGAAAACATCAAAGCAGTTGCAACTGTTGGGGCTCCATCTAATGTGAGTCATGTTAAACATTTGTTTTCTCATGGAATTGAAAATATAAAAACGGCTGGTAATGTTGAAGTAAATATAGGCGGAAGACCTTTTAAAATCAATCAAGAATTTATTTCCGACTTTGATAAAACTAATTTACCAGAAATCACAAAATCTTTAAGAAAACCGATCTTAATCTTACATTCCCCTATTGATACTGTTGTAGGAATTAACAATGCACAAGAACTTTATTTAAGTGCACATCATCCTAAAAGTTTTATTAGTTTAGATGATGCTGATCATTTATTATCAAACCCAAAAGACAGTATTTATGCAGGTAACTTAATTGGTACTTGGGCTGAACGTTATTTCCCGAAACAAGAAAATAAAATGTTAGAAACTTATGGAGAACAATTAGTTGGACATTTAAATTTGATTGAAGATAATTTTACGACAACCATTCAATCTAAAAACCATACGATTATTGCAGATGAACCGACTTCGATTGGCGGAGATAATTTTGGCCCTTCTCCTTACGAATATTTAAATGCTGGGTTAATTGCTTGTACAGCTATGACACTTAAAATGTATGCAGAACGTAAAAAATGGGATTTACAAGAAGTTTTTGTGTATGTGACACATTCACGAAAACACAGTGATGATTTAGGAATTGAAGTTGAAAAGCCAACTTTTTTAGATCATATCAGTAAAAAATTAAAATTTGTTGGTAATTTAGACGAGAAGCAGAAAAAACGCTTAAAAGAAATAGCTTCTAAATGTCCAGTTCATAAAACATTGGCTAGTGAAGTTATTTTTGACACAACTATTATTGAATAATAAATACAACTATGAACATAATAACAAACCTTAAAAATTATTTCGAAACAAAATATAAAGAAAATGATTCTTTAAAAGCACCTGAAGGAGTTTGTCCTAACTGTTGGGGTAAAGCTGAATGGGAAGGAGAATTTTATTCTAAAATTAAAGCTAACAATATTACACCAAATCATAACACATATGATAGCTTTATAAATAAAGTGGCTAAAAAACTAGACAAAATAACCTTAAAAGAAGATATTTTAGTTTGTGAAACTTGTAAAACATCGTTTAAATAATTTTGATACAATTATCTTTGTAAAATGAAGCTTAACATTCAAGATACTTTTAATAAACAATTACCTGCCGATAAAATTTTAGACAACTCTAGAAGACAAGTTTTAGATGCTTGCTTTTCATTTGTTGAACCTAAAAAAACAGCAGCCCCTAAATTACTACATGCATCTAATGAAATGCTAGAAGCAATAGGACTTAGTACAGAAGATGCTAAATCTGATGAGTTCTTAGCTGTTTTCTCTGGTAATAAAATTCTAGAAAACACGCATCCGTTTGCAATGTGCTATGGCGGACATCAATTTGGTAATTGGGCTGGTCAGTTAGGTGATGGTCGTGCCATTAACTTAACCGAAGTTGTACACAATAATAAACGCTGGGCAATTCAATTAAAAGGTGCAGGTGAAACACCATATTCTAGAACGGCAGATGGTTTAGCTGTTTTACGTTCATCAATTAGAGAATACTTATGTAGTGAAGCTATGTTTCATCTAGGTGTTCCTACAACGCGTGCTTTATCTTTAAGTTTATCTGGCGATGAAGTTTTACGAGATGTATTATATAACGGTAATCCGGCCTACGAAAAAGGAGCAATTGTTTCTCGTTTAGCGCCAAGTTTTATTCGTTTTGGAAGTTTTGAAATTTTATCATCAAGAAAAAACACTCTAGCATTAAAAATATTGGTTGACTATACTATTAAATATTTTTATCCTGAAATTACATCCGAAGGAAAACAAAAATACCTCGACTTTTTAACAGCAATAAGAAATCGTACAATTGATATGATTGTGCATTGGCAGCGTGTTGGTTTTGTACACGGTGTTATGAATACCGATAATATGTCAATATTAGGATTAACAATCGATTATGGGCCTTATGGTTGGTTAGAAGGCTATGATGCTGGTTGGACACCAAATACAACAGATAATCAACATAAGCGATACCGTTACGGAAATCAATCTCAAATAGGCTTATGGAACTTGTTTCAATTAGCAAATGCTTTGTACCCTATTATTGAAGAAGTAGCGCCTATACA
This genomic stretch from Tenacibaculum sp. Bg11-29 harbors:
- a CDS encoding peptide-methionine (S)-S-oxide reductase, translated to MDRKTKIAFGGGCHWCTEAVFQSLIGVEKVAQGFLASINENNTFSEAVIVTFNSDEIPLKTLVEIHLHTHKSTSQHSMRKKYRSAVYVYPENKKIEIQQIIDDLQDDFEQEIITQILDFKEFKSSENQFKDYYYSSPEKPFCKTFINPKLKFLLTHFSKQVNTEKLNITTT
- a CDS encoding Pycsar system effector family protein; this encodes MKNLLTEVEQFVINLLNENLKPSFVYHSISHTQRVVEKTKELIEGMKVEEEEANKLMIAAWFHDVGYTKSIEKHEEESVKIAEDFLKKKEISEDVVAEVSSLIMATKMGVKPILKLEKIIKDADCAHLGSKNFSDYTSLLRKEWELTKKYVVSDVKWNEENIQFLTNHRFYTDFAAKNWSKGESKNLAQLLKDQKKIAQESIKLKQKKEELAFKKNKVELPERGIETMFRVALRNHITLSDIADTKANILLSVNAIIISMALSTLIPKLDNPSNHYLIIPSLIFILFTVASIVLSVMATRPNVTEGKFTKEDVANKKVNLLFFGNFHQMNLPDFEWGMNEMMKDRDYLYGSLTKDLYFLGLVLNRKYKLLRTTYTVFMIGIIVSVVAFAVAFQIQETVSAV
- the msrA gene encoding peptide-methionine (S)-S-oxide reductase MsrA, yielding MINNNIQIATVGGGCFWCTEAVFLAVKGVKEVVSGYAGGNVPGEPTYREICSGLTGHAEVIQITFDADIISYNDILVIFMTTHNPTTLNQQGADRGTQYRSVIFYHNEQQKKIAEIVTKGVTPYYEDVIVTEISEIPVFYKAGKDHQDYYKNNQGNSYCSYVINPKLSQLRALHSDKLN
- the msrB gene encoding peptide-methionine (R)-S-oxide reductase MsrB, coding for MLTWKNIIHYAVDGNPTPAKRVEKTEAEWKELLTPEQFRITRLKGTERPFSGELCSSYDEGKYNCTCCNTPLFDSTIKFNSSSGWPSFTQPITENAIQYNRDITLGMVRVEVLCNTCDAHLGHVFPDGPEPSGLRYCINSESMQLEKGAENDQ
- a CDS encoding YdiU family protein, translated to MKLNIQDTFNKQLPADKILDNSRRQVLDACFSFVEPKKTAAPKLLHASNEMLEAIGLSTEDAKSDEFLAVFSGNKILENTHPFAMCYGGHQFGNWAGQLGDGRAINLTEVVHNNKRWAIQLKGAGETPYSRTADGLAVLRSSIREYLCSEAMFHLGVPTTRALSLSLSGDEVLRDVLYNGNPAYEKGAIVSRLAPSFIRFGSFEILSSRKNTLALKILVDYTIKYFYPEITSEGKQKYLDFLTAIRNRTIDMIVHWQRVGFVHGVMNTDNMSILGLTIDYGPYGWLEGYDAGWTPNTTDNQHKRYRYGNQSQIGLWNLFQLANALYPIIEEVAPIQEILDEYSEIYNKKQHQMMKSKLGLFSDDANDKELIGRLEDTLQLTETDMTLFFRNLSNISTEDTFNDAFKKVEVAFYKIEELTNELKNHWKDWFTRYLRRLKQENITDSERKEKMDLTNPKYVLRNYMAQLAIDAADKGDYTLIDELYKLLKKPYSEQIVYEKWFAKRPEWARHKVGCSVLSCSS
- a CDS encoding bifunctional alpha/beta hydrolase/OsmC family protein — protein: MKNTKLNIINKKGHKLQAYLELPANQKPNYYAIFAHCFTCSSTLGAVKNISRSLTQHGFGVLRFDFTGLGRSEGEFSESYFSANIDDLISVNDYITEHYDAPCLLVGHSLGGAAVIVAASKLENIKAVATVGAPSNVSHVKHLFSHGIENIKTAGNVEVNIGGRPFKINQEFISDFDKTNLPEITKSLRKPILILHSPIDTVVGINNAQELYLSAHHPKSFISLDDADHLLSNPKDSIYAGNLIGTWAERYFPKQENKMLETYGEQLVGHLNLIEDNFTTTIQSKNHTIIADEPTSIGGDNFGPSPYEYLNAGLIACTAMTLKMYAERKKWDLQEVFVYVTHSRKHSDDLGIEVEKPTFLDHISKKLKFVGNLDEKQKKRLKEIASKCPVHKTLASEVIFDTTIIE
- a CDS encoding NrdH-redoxin; translated protein: MEVIPTIKLYGAERCHKTQYYKIFFKTRNLDYAFLDVALNESFAEELKNLYENRKLNFPTITIGKKRLRNPTDKELNKWIEKLK
- a CDS encoding FAD-dependent oxidoreductase, which encodes MDNILLYGADWCPDCRRAKAYLKENNIEFTFVDVDLDKEATAKVEAINNGKRIIPTLMIKGKSYTNPDNVDLAAVLGINEAGRVQLFGADWCPDCRRAKSFLRDNGINFDFIDVDQHDWATAKVEEINNGKRIIPTVLIDDVPYTNPDNVKLTALLSINIEKEHKIYDTIIIGGGAAGLTTSIYAQRDRFDTLILEKSTIGGNAFLTEKIENYPGFTSISGPKLMEKMEEQATTYGAVIKTGEEVITIEKKDGMFTIQTKSTTYLGKTVVLSTGSTYRKIGIPNEEELIGSGIHFCATCDGAFYRDKDIIVVGGGNSALEEGIFLAGFCKSVKIVHRSEKFSASETYVEKLKSIENISTYMNKTSLEFIANEKGLFKGLKLKDNQTNKESVLEADGTFIFIGLIPNTLSFKGVVNLDKRGFIQTTGLAQTSVDGIFAAGDCREGAIAQVAAATGEGVLASYGIRSYLK